A genomic region of Miscanthus floridulus cultivar M001 chromosome 3, ASM1932011v1, whole genome shotgun sequence contains the following coding sequences:
- the LOC136543194 gene encoding uncharacterized protein — translation MMSAKLRPVAAFLLPLLAIASAFDPFHQNMPQMEPKMAMGGGQPPFIPNEYVRSADVKRQCRSVLSSATELTFDASRANFLMPELTFVKGDGKQDDGGVPLMPFDGTDVSGDNVAPDPLQLASFMLTHVDVGRQGKTALNVSDVLSVAISRNGTGPMMGPYVLPELKVWPRSTELKILFEGVYTENGDGESVLCMVGDAMLPRRGSDAGNPWDWAKNTGRDSFQPPVTKDENILLVLRYPTTLTLTTRAVRGELTSTNAKSDVACFDAVHLLSQLGAYSNYKFGSEKLMDKACSTHPYRDDILCGGRGLYKGNSICSVLDRFTSEDVLAAVPNWQCNSTDAVCRRLGPFETDKAIDATDGAFTYVSIVMQDVRCEPRNAPSGESSARASAVFRAVPPWEHKYSAGKRSGLSGMTLSADGVWRASTGQLCMVGCLGVGAKACHSLVCLYVQTTFTATRRSLTVGQITRIDGSGSVAHFPLTIKRTVHPTELWNWFGISGGAPLSMAYNYTKVRQASEFLRRSEPFEFGAALAKSLLSYPKRAWQAR, via the coding sequence ATGATGTCGGCAAAACTGCGGCCCGTAGCCGCGTTCTTGCTGCCGCTCCTTGCCATCGCCTCCGCGTTTGATCCCTTCCACCAGAACATGCCACAAATGGAGCCAAAGATGGCGATGGGAGGCGGCCAGCCTCCATTCATCCCCAACGAGTACGTCCGCTCTGCTGACGTCAAGCGGCAATGCCGGTCGGTGCTCTCCTCCGCCACCGAGCTCACGTTCGACGCCAGTCGCGCCAACTTCCTCATGCCGGAGCTGACCTTCGTCAAGGGGGACGGGAAGCAGGACGACGGCGGCGTGCCGCTAATGCCGTTCGATGGCACCGACGTGTCGGGCGACAACGTGGCGCCTGACCCGCTGCAGCTGGCCTCGTTCATGCTCACGCACGTCGACGTGGGCCGCCAAGGGAAGACGGCCCTCAACGTCAGCGACGTGCTCAGCGTCGCCATCTCCCGCAACGGCACCGGCCCGATGATGGGGCCGTACGTGTTGCCCGAGCTCAAGGTGTGGCCCAGGAGCACCGAGCTTAAGATCCTCTTCGAGGGCGTGTACACCGagaacggcgacggcgagagcgTGCTCTGCATGGTCGGCGACGCCATGCTCCCGAGGCGCGGCAGCGACGCCGGCAACCCGTGGGACTGGGCCAAGAACACCGGCCGTGATAGCTTCCAGCCGCCGGTCACCAAGGACGAAAACATACTACTCGTGCTCCGGTACCCGACGACGCTGACGCTAACGACGCGCGCCGTGCGCGGCGAGCTGACGAGCACGAATGCCAAGTCGGACGTCGCCTGCTTCGACGCCGTGCACCTGCTCTCGCAGCTGGGCGCCTACTCCAACTACAAGTTCGGCTCCGAGAAGCTCATGGACAAAGCGTGCAGCACGCACCCTTACCGCGACGACATCCTCTGCGGTGGCCGGGGTCTGTACAAGGGCAACTCCATCTGCAGCGTCCTCGATCGGTTCACGTCGGAGGACGTTCTCGCCGCCGTCCCGAACTGGCAGTGCAACTCCACGGACGCGGTCTGCCGAAGGCTCGGTCCGTTCGAGACGGACAAGGCGATCGACGCGACGGACGGTGCATTCACGTACGTGAGCATCGTGATGCAGGACGTCCGGTGCGAGCCGAGGAACGCCCCGAGCGGTGAGAGCTCGGCGAGGGCGTCGGCCGTGTTCCGCGCCGTGCCTCCTTGGGAGCACAAGTACTCGGCGGGCAAGCGGAGCGGGCTCAGCGGCATGACCCTCTCGGCCGACGGAGTGTGGCGCGCGTCCACGGGGCAGCTTTGCATGGTGGGCTGCCTCGGCGTCGGGGCCAAGGCGTGCCACTCCCTCGTGTGCCTATACGTGCAGACCACCTTCACGGCCACCCGCCGTAGCCTGACGGTGGGGCAGATCACCCGCATCGACGGCAGCGGCAGCGTCGCGCACTTCCCGCTCACGATCAAACGCACGGTGCACCCGACGGAGCTCTGGAACTGGTTCGGCATCTCGGGCGGCGCGCCGCTGAGCATGGCGTACAACTACACGAAGGTGAGGCAGGCCAGCGAGTTCCTCAGGCGCAGCGAGCCGTTCGAATTTGGGGCCGCCCTCGCCAAGTCGCTCCTGAGCTACCCCAAGCGAGCGTGGCAGGCCCGTTGA